Within Candidatus Neomarinimicrobiota bacterium, the genomic segment TACAAGTGGGGAGAAATGTCATGGATACTGGAATCAAATACACCCATGCGAAGGGTCCTGGAACGTGCCGGGGCCCACATCTACAAGACATACCGGGTGTATGACAGAGAGATTTAGCGTAATTCGTAATGCGTAAGAAGAGAGGTGAATTGTGAATTTCGACGATTGGGTCGGAACTGTTCCAAGTGAGATCACTGATGATGCGCTGTGGGGCGTGAAAGCGTACCGAATAAGTCTATTTGCCTCTGAATTAGGATGGAATGATGTTACAAAATTGACGAAAGATCGCCGAACCCTCAACCTTTCAAATCAACTCTACAGGTCACTTGGATCAGTCAGCGCGAACATAGCCGAAGGTTACTCGCGTGGTTCCAAGAAAGATCAGACCCGTTTCTACGAATACTCGCTAGGATCGGCAAGAGAAAGCAGGGATTGGTACTATAAAGGCCGCCATGTCCTCGGAACAGAAATCGCAATTCATCGCATACGTTTTCTCACTCAAATCATTCGGCTTCTTTTGACAACGATCCCTCAGAAGAGAAGTTACAGAGTAAGTGAACCAAACATCGAATGCGAAACAGGCATTGAAGAATTGCTGACGAACATTCCAATACCATGATCACGAATTACGCATCACTTTTCATTTTGAAAAGAAGCGGCTAGACCACCGATGAAATCTCTCGTCACCGGCGCGTCGGGATTCATCGGAAGCCACCTTGTGGAAAGACTGGTGGATGAAGGACACAGGGTAACGGCTCTCGTCCGAAAGACGAGCAGACTCCGGTGGCTTGAGAACGATTCGGTTCAGCTGGTGACAGGGGACATCCGAAATCCTGATTCACTAGTCGGTGCGGTGAAGAATCAGGATCTTATCTTCCACGTGGCAGGTACCATTCGTGCACGAAGGATGAAGGAGTTCGCGGAAACGAATCACGAAGGCAGCCGGAATCTGATCAACACAGTCATCAAGCACAACCCGGGCGTGAAGAAATTTGTCTACGTATCTTCTCTTGCCGCCGGAGGCCCCACTACACCACA encodes:
- a CDS encoding four helix bundle protein, translating into MNFDDWVGTVPSEITDDALWGVKAYRISLFASELGWNDVTKLTKDRRTLNLSNQLYRSLGSVSANIAEGYSRGSKKDQTRFYEYSLGSARESRDWYYKGRHVLGTEIAIHRIRFLTQIIRLLLTTIPQKRSYRVSEPNIECETGIEELLTNIPIP
- a CDS encoding NAD-dependent epimerase/dehydratase family protein — protein: MKSLVTGASGFIGSHLVERLVDEGHRVTALVRKTSRLRWLENDSVQLVTGDIRNPDSLVGAVKNQDLIFHVAGTIRARRMKEFAETNHEGSRNLINTVIKHNPGVKKFVYVSSLAAGGPTTP